TCGGCCGCGGCCACGGCGGGTTATGCCACGCCCGGCTATCGTAATTCGCAAGCCACCGATCCGCTGATTACCCAGGGGACGCTGGCTGTAGAACCCGCTGTGTTTACCCCAGATCAGGACGGCGACCGCGATGTCACCACCATTCGGTATCAGTTCGATCAGAGCGGGTTTGTCGGGACGCTTACGCTGTACGACGACCACGGACGTGTCATCCGGCAACTGGCTCGCAACGAAATTCTGGGCACCGAAGGAACGTACAAATGGGACGGAACGCAGGACGACGGACGCAAAGCCCGCATCGGCATTTATCTGGTCCTCTTCGAAGTATTTCTCCTGAACGGTCATACCGAGATTTACCGTGACCAAGTTGTGGTTGGCTCTCGCTTTTAACCTATGATGCAAACCCTTTCTCCTTCGGTCCGGCCGGCCGCGCGCCTCACCGGGTCCGAGTCGCTAGTAGTAGCGGGCTTGATTCTCCTGAAACTGCTGGCGCATTTCCTGACCAATACGCGCTACGGCCTGCACCGCGACGAGTTTCTGTACCTGGCCCTGGGCGATCATCTGGCGGCCGGCTACATGGAAGTCCCTCCTTTTATCGCGTTTGCCGGGCGCCTGGTTACTTCGCTGCTGGGTCATTCAGAGTTTGTGGTGCGGCTGCTGCCGGCTCTGGTAAGCGCCGCGACGTTGTGGCTCACTGCCTTGATGACCAAGGAGTTCGGAGGGAAGTGGTTTGCCCTGCTGCTCGCCGGCGTAGCCATTCTGGTGTCGCCTTCGCACTTGCGGACAGGCTGGCTGTTTCAGCCGGTGGTCTTCGACATTTTTTTCTGGACGCTTTGCGCTTACCTGCTGCTGCGGTACCTGAAGACCCAACGTCCCCGCGTGCTTCTCTACCTGGGCGTTGCCATCGGCATTGGGCTTTTGAACAAACATTCGGTGCTGATTTTTGTGGCCGCGATGCTGCTGGCGCTGGCCCTGACGCCGCACCGTACGGCCTTTCAACAACGTGCACCGTACATAGCTGCGTTGGTGGCGTTCCTGATTTTCCTGCCGAACCTGATCTGGCAGGCCGTGCATCAGTTTCCGCTCGTGCATCATATGGAAGAATTGCGCCGAACGCAACTAGTACACGTTTCTGTGGCCGATTTTCTGGTATCACAACTGTTGATGAACCTTACGTCCGTCTTCATCTGGCTACCCGGGCTTTATTTTTTGCTGTGGACGCGTGGGGGTAAGCCGTACCGGGCGCTGGGATGGCTCTGCGTTTTGACCATTGTGCTGCTTCTGCTGGCCAGCGGCAAGGATTACTACGCGCTGGGAATCTACCCGATGCTGACTGCCGCGGGAGCATACCATCTCGAACAGATCCTCGGCAAGTGGGTCTGGGTGCGGCTTGCGTTGCCCGCGCTGATGGTGGGGCTGATCATTCCCACATTGCCCATTGCCCTGCCGGTGCTCTCGATGTCCAAATTGGTCAACTACTGTGAAGATGCCCGCGAGCGGGGTCTGGAGGGCGCGTTGCGCTGGGAAGATGGCGAGCTACACGCCATTCCACAGGATTATGCCGACATGAACGGGTGGCAAGAGCTCGCGTCGATTGTGCACCGCACGTACGAGGCCCTTCCCGAGGCCGAAAAGGCGCAGACACTGCTTTACGCAGAGAACTACGGGCAAGCCGGCGCGATCAATTACTATAACCGAAATAACGGACTGCCTACGGTCGTGAGTTTCAACGCGAGTTTCCTGGTGTGGGCACCCGACACCATCCGAGCGCAGAGCCTGATTTACGTCAACGACGAGACGGAAGACGTACGGCAGATGTTCCGTGACGTCCGGGAAGTGGGAAGAATTACGAACCCCTACGCCCGCGAAAAGGGTTTGCCGGTTTACTTATGCCGTCGGCCTCAGGTAGATTTTCCGGGCGTTTGGCACCGGCTGGCCCGCGAGCGAAAAGCAGTATTTGGCCTGGAGTAACTCGTTAATCTTTGTAAATCAACACCTTTGCTTTGGCCCCTTTCAGGCGGTAGCCGCGGTACATGCCTTCGGAGTTGAACGTCATGGTAATATTGCCTTTGCGGTCGATCCCGATAATGCCGCCGCTCCCGGGTTTCGCTTTTTCCAATTTGTCCAGAATCACCTGGCGCGCTGCTTCTTCCAAGCTAAGTCCTTTGTATTCCATGCGGGCCGAGATGTCGTAGGCCACGACGTTGCGAATGAAATACTCACCATGGCCGGTCGCCGAAATGGCACAGGTCGCATTGTTGGCATACGTACCCGCCCCGATGATGGGCGAATCGCCCACGCGCCCCCAGCGTTTGTTGGTCATGCCTCCGGTCGAAGTCCCGGCGGCCAGATTGCCCTGTTGGTCTAGTGCTACCGCGCCGACCGTCCCAAACTTATGCGGTGGACTGGGCGTGAGTTGACCAGAACCGTCGTGGTCCAGCTCCGTTTTTTCCTGCTCGATGATGCGCTGTAGCTGCTGGTAGCGCCGCTCGGTGTAGAAATACGACGGATCGACAATGTCCAGGCCTTGTTCTTTCGCAAACGTTTCGGCGCCCGTACCCGTCAGCATGACGTGTTCCGAGGCATTCATCACTTTGATGGCCGCCGAAATCGGATGCTTGATGTTGGTTACACCCGCTACGGCCCCGGCGTTGCCGGTCTTCCCGTCCATGATGGAAGCGTCCATTTCGTTTTTTCCTTCGTGCGTAAAGACCGCCCCCTTGCCTGCATTGAACAAGGGCGAATCTTCCAGATGATGCAGGGTCAGTTCAATGGCTGAGACGCTGCTTTCACCACGGGCCAGCGCGTCGTATCCGAGGTTGATGGCTTCTTCCAGGGTTTGCCGGTAGGCTTGTTCCTGCGCGGGCGTCATACTTTCCCGGCGAATGGTCCCCGCCCCGCCGTGGACAACAATCCCGAAGGTTTGGGCATGTGAGGTTAGCGTCACAAATAGAAATATAAAAAGTAAATTTATTCTCATATCCTTAAAACAATAGGATTTAAATTGGCATCTTTACTCGAGAGGCCAATTAGCAATTTAACCTCTTATTATCGATTTGGTAACCAAATATTACATTCTTTGGAAATAAAATTTTCTATGGCGTAGGCCAATTATTCGATTCATAAAATTTTATTCTTTTATATGTAACTATATTCAACAATCGTTAAGCAGGTGGAAACGGAATTATTTAAATTTGCAGCGAATTTCGGATGTATATTGTTTAGTTTATGTGTTCAATAATTATTACACCACCATCAACCTCTAAATAAATGGCTCAAGAAGAAAGAATACGGTACTCTGAAGAAGAGTTGAAAGAGTTTGAAGAGCTGATCCTGCGTAAGCTGGAAAAAGCGAAAAAAGAATTGGCCTTCTACAAAGAATCCCTGACGCGGCGCAACGATTCGGGTACGGAAAACACTGCCAGCAGCATGAAAGTGCTGGAAGACGGTGCCGATGCCCTGGAAAAAGAGAACTTCAACCAGCTCGCGGCCCGTCAGCAGAAATTCATTCAACAGCTTGAACAAGCCTTGATCCGCATCAAAAACGGCACGTATGGCTTGTGCGTCGATACCGGCAAGCTGATTC
The sequence above is a segment of the Catalinimonas alkaloidigena genome. Coding sequences within it:
- a CDS encoding TraR/DksA family transcriptional regulator; the protein is MAQEERIRYSEEELKEFEELILRKLEKAKKELAFYKESLTRRNDSGTENTASSMKVLEDGADALEKENFNQLAARQQKFIQQLEQALIRIKNGTYGLCVDTGKLIPKERLRAVPHTQHSIEAKMNRVN
- a CDS encoding glycosyltransferase family 39 protein, which encodes MMQTLSPSVRPAARLTGSESLVVAGLILLKLLAHFLTNTRYGLHRDEFLYLALGDHLAAGYMEVPPFIAFAGRLVTSLLGHSEFVVRLLPALVSAATLWLTALMTKEFGGKWFALLLAGVAILVSPSHLRTGWLFQPVVFDIFFWTLCAYLLLRYLKTQRPRVLLYLGVAIGIGLLNKHSVLIFVAAMLLALALTPHRTAFQQRAPYIAALVAFLIFLPNLIWQAVHQFPLVHHMEELRRTQLVHVSVADFLVSQLLMNLTSVFIWLPGLYFLLWTRGGKPYRALGWLCVLTIVLLLLASGKDYYALGIYPMLTAAGAYHLEQILGKWVWVRLALPALMVGLIIPTLPIALPVLSMSKLVNYCEDARERGLEGALRWEDGELHAIPQDYADMNGWQELASIVHRTYEALPEAEKAQTLLYAENYGQAGAINYYNRNNGLPTVVSFNASFLVWAPDTIRAQSLIYVNDETEDVRQMFRDVREVGRITNPYAREKGLPVYLCRRPQVDFPGVWHRLARERKAVFGLE
- a CDS encoding isoaspartyl peptidase/L-asparaginase family protein yields the protein MRINLLFIFLFVTLTSHAQTFGIVVHGGAGTIRRESMTPAQEQAYRQTLEEAINLGYDALARGESSVSAIELTLHHLEDSPLFNAGKGAVFTHEGKNEMDASIMDGKTGNAGAVAGVTNIKHPISAAIKVMNASEHVMLTGTGAETFAKEQGLDIVDPSYFYTERRYQQLQRIIEQEKTELDHDGSGQLTPSPPHKFGTVGAVALDQQGNLAAGTSTGGMTNKRWGRVGDSPIIGAGTYANNATCAISATGHGEYFIRNVVAYDISARMEYKGLSLEEAARQVILDKLEKAKPGSGGIIGIDRKGNITMTFNSEGMYRGYRLKGAKAKVLIYKD